Proteins from a single region of Azospira inquinata:
- a CDS encoding DUF1684 domain-containing protein, whose product MSPTHLNAETPAQLQARHQAWRQAREAELSGPESWLGLAGLYWLEPGANPVGSAGENSVILPRGPARLGALDWEGEAGVYWRPASPGETRREPGGAGAAASADGSPVPADPWAQPLADDREGRPDRVCLGGLVFFLIRRGERLGVRVRDLDWVATRPFGGVPTYPFDPAWRLTGRWEPLEPPQTLLVPDVTGEERPVTVDHGARFTVAGEDYQLLPQSVGPDGVLLVFREWGSGRETYGGGRFLHCPPPEGGRILLDFNRAYNPPCAFTPFATCPLPPPENWLPLAIPAGERKWDGHP is encoded by the coding sequence ATGAGCCCAACTCACCTTAACGCGGAAACCCCCGCCCAGCTTCAAGCCCGCCACCAAGCCTGGCGCCAGGCCCGTGAGGCCGAACTATCCGGGCCGGAAAGCTGGCTGGGGCTGGCGGGCCTGTATTGGCTGGAGCCGGGCGCCAACCCGGTGGGAAGTGCCGGAGAAAACAGCGTGATCCTGCCCCGGGGCCCGGCCCGGCTCGGCGCCCTAGATTGGGAGGGGGAAGCGGGGGTGTATTGGCGCCCCGCCTCCCCCGGAGAAACCCGGCGGGAGCCGGGTGGGGCCGGGGCGGCTGCGTCAGCGGATGGCTCCCCCGTACCCGCCGATCCCTGGGCCCAGCCCCTGGCGGATGATCGGGAGGGGCGGCCCGACCGGGTGTGCCTGGGGGGTCTGGTCTTTTTCCTCATCCGCCGGGGGGAGCGTCTGGGCGTCCGGGTGCGGGATCTGGACTGGGTCGCCACCCGGCCCTTTGGTGGGGTGCCCACCTATCCCTTTGATCCAGCCTGGCGCCTGACGGGCCGCTGGGAGCCTCTGGAGCCGCCCCAGACCCTGCTGGTGCCCGACGTGACGGGAGAGGAACGGCCCGTCACCGTGGATCACGGGGCCCGCTTTACCGTGGCCGGGGAAGACTACCAACTGCTGCCCCAAAGCGTGGGGCCGGACGGAGTACTGCTGGTTTTCCGGGAGTGGGGTAGTGGCCGGGAAACCTACGGGGGCGGCCGTTTTCTCCATTGCCCGCCACCTGAAGGTGGGCGCATTCTCCTGGACTTCAACCGGGCCTATAACCCGCCCTGCGCCTTTACCCCCTTTGCCACTTGCCCTCTGCCGCCCCCGGAAAACTGGTTGCCCCTAGCCATTCCTGCCGGGGAACGGAAGTGGGACGGCCATCCCTGA
- a CDS encoding patatin-like phospholipase family protein, with translation MVETVANSGTATRAINLALQGGGAHGAYSWGVLDALLEDGRFEFEGVSGTSAGAVNGVVLANGLMQGGRDGAREALADFWQSISVDMPMELPLEMPFSFLGNDNSPILPATRMMLNWTQYLSPYQLNPFNFNPLRDRLVERIDFAGLQTHSPVRLFLAATNANTGKLRLFRNGELSVDTVLASACLPMLHHAVEIDGEPYWDGGYSANPAVFPLFYECQSKDNLLVLLAPRSFGELPTGADAIRARALELAFNTSVLREMLMFANVTAFSQAHPGAPGGLEQRLISTRFHLIEADSLQAQYGSATKITVDWPFLRTLHDQGYEEGKRWLAENGDQVGHRSSIDLKARFGA, from the coding sequence ATGGTGGAAACGGTAGCAAACAGCGGTACAGCAACCCGCGCCATCAATCTGGCCTTGCAGGGCGGGGGCGCCCACGGGGCCTATAGCTGGGGGGTGCTGGACGCCCTGCTGGAAGACGGGCGTTTTGAATTCGAGGGGGTGAGCGGCACCAGCGCCGGGGCGGTGAACGGGGTGGTACTGGCCAACGGCCTGATGCAGGGCGGCCGGGACGGGGCCCGGGAGGCCCTGGCGGACTTCTGGCAATCCATTTCCGTGGATATGCCCATGGAGCTGCCCCTGGAAATGCCCTTTTCCTTCCTGGGCAACGACAATTCCCCCATCCTGCCCGCCACCCGGATGATGCTCAACTGGACCCAGTACCTGTCCCCCTATCAGCTCAATCCCTTCAACTTCAACCCCCTGCGGGACCGGCTGGTGGAGCGCATCGACTTTGCCGGGCTCCAGACCCATAGCCCAGTACGTCTCTTCCTCGCCGCCACCAATGCCAATACGGGCAAGCTGCGCCTCTTTCGCAACGGGGAGTTGAGCGTGGATACGGTGCTGGCCTCCGCCTGCCTGCCCATGCTCCACCACGCCGTGGAAATTGACGGGGAGCCCTACTGGGACGGGGGCTATTCGGCTAATCCGGCGGTTTTTCCCCTGTTTTACGAATGCCAGAGTAAAGACAATCTGCTGGTGCTCCTGGCCCCCCGCAGCTTTGGGGAATTGCCCACGGGGGCCGATGCCATCCGGGCCCGGGCCCTGGAACTGGCTTTCAACACCAGCGTGCTCCGGGAAATGCTCATGTTCGCCAACGTCACCGCCTTTTCCCAAGCCCATCCCGGGGCCCCCGGGGGCCTGGAGCAGCGCCTCATTTCCACCCGCTTCCACCTCATTGAGGCGGATAGCCTCCAGGCCCAGTACGGCAGCGCCACCAAAATCACCGTGGATTGGCCCTTCCTGCGCACCCTCCACGACCAGGGCTATGAGGAGGGAAAGCGCTGGCTGGCGGAAAACGGGGACCAGGTGGGGCATCGCAGCAGTATTGATCTGAAGGCCCGTTTCGGCGCTTGA
- a CDS encoding diguanylate cyclase domain-containing protein — protein MDDHQRLKTLLDALPDPVFFKDGEGRLRLANGVALEVFGLDRVAWQGKTDLELAGMLPDRAQALVVCHSQDQLAWEKGGRHDSLERVPTADGRELLSYEVTRVPLFNPDGSRRALVVVGRDCTARKALEEVELRQRNSLRHLNEIAAFTQLSLAEQFRRALTIGAAHLGLEFGLIVAVEGEEGRLVSHVSPPGVLADDLRLPLAQTYCSLTLAQGDVLALRQTGRSLYRDHPAYRYLGLESYIGVPVLVRGRIYGVVSFASVYPYKREFDEGDREFLNLLGRWVGTAIERQQWEEEVRQLAYYDSLTGLPNRRLLLDRLELALAQARRQKRALAVMFLDLDNFKQVNDALGHDAGDQLLREVARRLKACVREGDTVARQGGDEFIIVLSEIGAPEDAVRVAEKIRDALVRPIAAGGDYRVTTVSMGIAIRPRHGRDGVPELMKKADEAMYAAKQGGRDAYRFHP, from the coding sequence GTGGACGATCATCAGCGACTGAAAACCCTGCTGGACGCCTTGCCCGATCCGGTGTTTTTCAAGGATGGGGAAGGGCGTCTGCGCCTAGCCAACGGGGTGGCCCTGGAAGTCTTCGGCCTGGACCGGGTGGCCTGGCAGGGCAAAACCGACCTGGAGCTGGCCGGGATGCTACCGGACCGGGCCCAGGCCCTGGTGGTCTGCCACAGCCAGGATCAGTTGGCGTGGGAAAAGGGCGGCCGTCACGATTCCCTGGAGCGGGTACCGACGGCGGATGGTCGGGAGCTCCTGAGTTACGAAGTCACCCGGGTGCCCCTTTTTAATCCGGATGGCAGCCGCCGGGCCCTGGTGGTGGTGGGGCGGGACTGCACCGCCCGCAAGGCCCTGGAAGAGGTGGAACTGCGTCAGCGCAACAGCCTGCGCCATCTGAACGAAATTGCCGCCTTTACCCAGCTTTCCCTGGCGGAACAGTTCCGTCGCGCCCTGACCATCGGCGCCGCCCATCTGGGCCTGGAATTCGGCCTGATTGTGGCGGTGGAAGGGGAGGAAGGGCGGCTGGTATCCCACGTTTCGCCCCCCGGGGTGCTGGCAGATGATCTGCGCCTGCCCCTGGCCCAGACCTATTGCAGCCTGACCCTGGCCCAGGGGGATGTGCTGGCCCTGCGCCAGACCGGGCGCTCCCTCTATCGGGATCACCCCGCCTACCGCTATCTGGGGCTGGAGTCCTATATCGGCGTGCCGGTGCTGGTGCGGGGTCGGATTTACGGGGTGGTGAGCTTTGCCTCGGTTTATCCCTACAAGCGGGAGTTTGACGAGGGGGACCGGGAATTTCTCAATCTCCTGGGCCGCTGGGTGGGTACCGCCATCGAGCGCCAGCAGTGGGAGGAGGAGGTGCGCCAGCTAGCCTACTACGATTCCCTCACCGGCCTGCCCAACCGGCGCCTCTTGCTGGACCGGCTGGAACTGGCCCTGGCCCAGGCCCGGCGCCAGAAGCGGGCCCTGGCGGTGATGTTCCTGGATCTGGACAATTTCAAGCAGGTCAATGATGCCCTGGGCCACGACGCCGGGGATCAACTGCTTCGGGAGGTGGCCCGGCGCCTCAAGGCCTGTGTGCGGGAAGGGGATACAGTGGCCCGTCAGGGCGGGGACGAATTCATCATCGTTCTTTCCGAAATCGGGGCGCCGGAAGACGCGGTCCGGGTCGCGGAAAAAATCCGGGATGCCCTGGTGCGACCCATTGCCGCAGGGGGAGATTACCGGGTGACCACGGTGAGCATGGGCATTGCCATCCGCCCCCGCCATGGTCGGGACGGGGTGCCGGAGCTGATGAAAAAGGCCGATGAGGCCATGTATGCCGCCAAACAGGGCGGCCGGGACGCCTATCGCTTTCACCCTTGA